From a region of the Methylocystis hirsuta genome:
- a CDS encoding acetyl-CoA carboxylase carboxyltransferase subunit alpha translates to MRSYLDFEKPVAELETKVDELRALAGNGEAVSIGEELGKLQAKAAKALADLYAGLTPWQKIQVARHPQRPHFSDYVRQLVDEFTPLAGDRLFGEDFAIVGGFGRFRGEPICVIGQEKGSDTSSRLHHNFGMARPEGYRKAVRLMELADRFGLPVVSLVDTAGAFPGIDAEERGQAEAIARSTDVSLLLGVPNVAVVVGEGGSGGAIAIAAANKVLMLEHSVYTVASPEASASILWRDSAKAQEAATSMKITAQDLLKFGIIDLIVTEPPGGAHRDPQAAIGAVGEALAKELAGLANLSREQLRQFRADKFLAMGRKLEEKR, encoded by the coding sequence ATGCGCTCCTATCTCGACTTCGAAAAGCCCGTCGCAGAACTCGAAACCAAGGTCGACGAGTTGCGCGCGCTGGCCGGAAACGGAGAGGCCGTGTCGATCGGCGAGGAGCTCGGCAAGCTCCAGGCCAAAGCCGCGAAGGCGCTCGCGGATCTCTACGCCGGCCTGACGCCCTGGCAAAAGATCCAGGTGGCGCGGCACCCGCAGCGGCCACATTTTTCTGACTATGTGCGGCAGCTTGTCGACGAGTTCACGCCGCTCGCCGGAGACCGGCTGTTCGGCGAGGACTTTGCGATCGTCGGCGGTTTCGGGCGGTTCCGCGGCGAGCCGATCTGCGTCATCGGCCAGGAGAAGGGCTCGGACACCTCGAGTCGTCTTCACCACAATTTCGGCATGGCGCGGCCGGAAGGCTATCGCAAGGCGGTCCGCCTGATGGAGCTCGCCGACCGGTTCGGTTTGCCGGTCGTCTCGCTTGTCGATACGGCTGGCGCTTTTCCGGGCATCGACGCCGAAGAGCGCGGGCAGGCCGAAGCGATCGCCCGCTCCACCGACGTATCGCTCTTGCTCGGCGTGCCCAATGTCGCGGTGGTGGTGGGCGAGGGCGGGTCCGGCGGCGCGATCGCGATCGCCGCCGCCAACAAAGTGCTGATGCTTGAGCACTCGGTCTACACCGTCGCGTCGCCCGAAGCCTCGGCCTCGATCCTGTGGCGCGACTCCGCCAAGGCGCAAGAGGCGGCGACGAGCATGAAAATCACAGCGCAGGATCTCTTAAAGTTCGGCATCATCGACCTGATCGTGACGGAGCCGCCGGGCGGCGCCCATCGCGATCCCCAGGCGGCGATTGGCGCAGTCGGAGAGGCGCTCGCCAAGGAACTTGCCGGCCTGGCGAATTTGTCGCGCGAACAGCTGAGACAATTCCGCGCCGACAAGTTTTTGGCCATGGGCCGGAAACTTGAAGAGAAGCGTTAA
- a CDS encoding L,D-transpeptidase family protein, with product MKTRGIAPALGLAVLAAFALSACEQSGLAHRSLAPIPSETVALMEQAGTTKEAPMLIRAYKKEAELEIWKMRSDGRYVHLKTFPMCRWSGQLGPKRRQGDRQVPEGFYAIGPAQMNPNSSYYLSFNVGYPNALDRALGHTGGDIMVHGACSSAGCFSMTDKQIAEIYAIARSSLAGGQRAIQMQSFPFKMTAENLAKHRLDPNLDFWKQLKEGSDHFEVTLQEPQVAFCNRRYVFNAAGAANLDPDAACPPLKQDQEIAQAVAQKSAQDEAKIAQLAQSGVKPVRIVYQDGGQHPAFASRVPEVSRPETIVPPTEIALDEKPNRGAGSAVAKVADKLAAKSPVVTLAAAKAAGESRQTRVVALAPMRSDHRDLSALAASDPSPTNSVKKLARSNRDAGDIPTPPASIGVRRSAAVHSSKSF from the coding sequence ATGAAGACTCGAGGCATTGCGCCGGCGCTGGGGCTTGCCGTCCTGGCCGCCTTCGCGCTCTCGGCCTGCGAGCAGAGCGGTCTCGCGCATCGCTCGCTTGCGCCGATCCCCTCCGAGACTGTCGCGCTGATGGAGCAGGCCGGCACGACCAAGGAAGCGCCGATGCTGATCCGCGCCTATAAAAAGGAAGCGGAGCTCGAAATCTGGAAGATGCGGTCCGATGGTCGTTACGTCCATCTGAAGACGTTTCCGATGTGCCGCTGGTCGGGTCAGCTCGGACCCAAGCGCCGCCAGGGCGACCGCCAAGTGCCGGAAGGCTTTTACGCCATCGGCCCGGCGCAGATGAATCCGAACTCAAGCTATTATCTGTCGTTCAACGTCGGCTATCCGAACGCGCTCGATCGCGCCCTTGGCCACACCGGCGGCGACATCATGGTGCATGGCGCCTGCTCGTCGGCCGGTTGCTTCTCGATGACGGACAAGCAGATCGCCGAGATCTATGCGATCGCCCGCTCGTCGCTCGCCGGCGGTCAACGCGCGATCCAGATGCAATCCTTCCCCTTCAAGATGACGGCGGAAAATCTCGCCAAGCATCGTCTCGATCCCAACCTCGACTTCTGGAAGCAGCTCAAGGAAGGCTCCGATCATTTCGAGGTGACCTTGCAGGAGCCGCAGGTCGCCTTCTGCAACCGGCGTTACGTATTCAACGCGGCCGGTGCAGCCAATCTCGATCCGGACGCCGCCTGTCCGCCGCTCAAACAGGACCAGGAGATCGCCCAGGCGGTGGCCCAGAAGAGCGCCCAGGACGAAGCCAAGATCGCCCAGCTCGCGCAAAGCGGCGTGAAGCCGGTGCGGATCGTTTATCAGGACGGCGGCCAGCACCCGGCCTTTGCGTCGCGGGTTCCAGAGGTCAGCCGCCCGGAGACGATCGTTCCGCCGACCGAAATCGCGCTCGACGAGAAGCCGAACCGAGGCGCTGGGTCGGCTGTCGCCAAGGTCGCTGACAAGCTCGCCGCCAAATCGCCGGTCGTGACCTTGGCCGCGGCGAAGGCCGCTGGCGAAAGCCGGCAGACCCGCGTCGTCGCATTGGCGCCGATGCGCAGCGACCACCGCGACCTCTCCGCGCTCGCGGCCTCGGATCCAAGCCCCACCAACAGCGTCAAAAAATTGGCGCGTTCGAACAGGGATGCGGGAGATATTCCGACGCCGCCCGCCTCTATTGGCGTCCGGAGATCCGCGGCCGTTCATTCGTCCAAATCCTTTTAA